DNA from Brachionichthys hirsutus isolate HB-005 chromosome 3, CSIRO-AGI_Bhir_v1, whole genome shotgun sequence:
TGACCTTGGCTGGTGTAGGCGCACAGGGCGAACCTGAGAGCGTCTGAGCCACACTCTGGAATGCCATTTGGATAGTCTGACTTCTGCCCCTGCTttgccctctcctcctccactggaTCCAAGTTGCTGTTCATTAATTGTGTATGTAGACCCTACAGGATAAAGGGGGGGACAGGGAATAAATCACCgctctggaaaaacaaattaatgcgTTCCACTGTGATTTAATTTCATATTGAGATTAATTAGAAGCCCCTCTCGACAGCTTGAAAAAAATATCAAGTGGGCAAAAAAGGACATTTGTGGGAAAATTAAGCGCAGTTTACACCATCATTTAGAACATCATTGCCCTCTAGAGGGCAGGTCTGCTCCACCTGATGGAACAGTTTCCCTCCAGCTGCAGAAGAGATTGATGGCTTCAATAAAGCTTGTTGGAAGCAGAAAGGGGTACTTAATAAAGCTTACATAAGAATatggttctgggggggggtcaatgatCACGTACAACCTTAAATGGCTTTTTACCTCGAGGGAGATCCCTGAAATGACATCCAGAGGATCAATAACGTTGCCCAGAGATTTGCTCATCTTCCTTCCGTGGGCGTCCCTCACCACTGCATGCAGATAAACCTGCATCAGGAAAAAGCGTTGTTGTTCTTTAGGCATGTCCCGCTGATGAGGCACGACGTCCCACCCCGTTTCCATTCGCCTCACCTCTCTGAACGGCAGCTTGCCGGTCAACATGAGGCCCATCATCACCATACGAGCGACCCAGAAGAACAGGATGTCATGGCCCGTCTCTAACAGGGTGCCGGGGTAGAACACATCCAGGTCCTGGGTCTGAACAGAAGCCACCACATTATAGAGCGGGTAGAAAGAAACACTATTCGAGGCTTGTTTCACTCTTGATCTAGAGAGGCATAGATGAGGTAAAGACAGACAGGTTTGCTCCTTTACCTCATTCGGCCATCCAAAGATGGAGAACGGGAAAATGCCAGACGAGAACCAAGTGTCCAGAACGTCCGCATCTGAGAAATGAACAAAATCACCTCTAATCAGTACGAATGGACCGTCGTGGACAGAATGCTGCTGCATAAGCACAAACTCATTCAATGTGGCATGGAACTATTTCTAAGGAATCAATTGTTACAATGAATGGTTCGTTTTAATGCCAAGATCTCTCGCATTCATAACCGGATTCTCCAAAGTGTCCTCGGCTTCACAGCCTGGTAAAGCCCATAAAGTCTCTTTTCGCAAGGACAAAAGTCTTGTCGTGTTTTTATATGATTTAACCAGTCACAGATTAGAGCTTCACTTGCGATAAATACTGTAATTAACACACACTCATTTgtgtatacaaaaaaaacactagCACACTAGACCGGAAGAgtcaattcaatttaatttaattttgtgtgAAAGGCTGTTGAAGCTAAAAATAAACTGATGACACAACACTGACAACAACTGAGATAATGAGAACTGAATAATCTCACCCTGCTTGAGGGAGATTCTGTCACCAGGCACATTGAAGCGTGTCGCCGCCTTCTCTCTGGCCTCCTCCTCCGATCTGCCACTCACCCAATAATGACCGTCTGTGTCCTGGAGggatgaaacaaataaaagtgtaaatgaataaaagttACAGTAAAAGGAATAATGGACAAGAACAACTTTAATTTATCCACACAAAAGCCTCCAGACAGCAGTGACGTCGTCATCTTACCTCGCCTGGTTTCACGGAGGCGTCGCTGACAGTGATGAAGTACGCAGGGATGCGGTGACCCCACCACAGCTGCCGGGAGATACACCAGTCCCTGgaaggaagatggatggatggatggaatccgAATTAGGACTGTTTAACTATAATATATTTCTACAgctgaaaacaaaaagtcaaattatACATCATTTGAACAACAGAAGATTTATGGGGCAAGAACCTTTTGATATTTAGTTATCTTACCATTTCTGGGGCAAAACTGCAAAGCATTTTCTGATTGTAAAATATGAGTTGCAGCTTTCCTTTAATTTTTGTAattgtgaattaaatattttcgGGGGTTTTGGATTGTTTAgcgtaaaaaaataattctccaGTATTTGCTGACATTTTCGCTCTGTCATGTTGAGATCGTCTGAAAATAATACTAATGTATCCTCGGAACCTCAATCCACCAATCGCGATGCTTAAACTGTACCTTCTGTCAAGACGAAGAGCTCAAAGTAAAACCCAAATGTTCAGATCCCGCGTCAAGTCCGTTCGAGTCGCGTAAACTCAATGCTTTATGTGGATGTTGAAGTTTAAAACGAAAAACCACACCTGATATTGTCCAGCCAGTTGAACCACGTCTTGAGGTGGTGGTCGGGGATGATTTTCAGCGCTCCGTTTCTGACAGCATCTGCGGCCTGCTTGGCCATCTCTGCGCATTTCACGTACCACTGTGGCTTCATCAGCGGCTCCACGATGTCCTTGGAGCgactgagaggagagagaggatcaAAGCGGAATCAAAAGAACTAAAACTCAAATAACACGTGTTGCACTCGTGTACCAACGGCCATGAATCTACCTGCAGACTGGCACCACCATGGGGTTGTCTTTGATCTCTTTAAACTGGCCTCTGTCCTTGAGAGCTTGGAGTACGGCCTTCCTGGCCTCAAAGCGTTTCATGCCCTGGAGGACGGAGTCAATGCGGTTGAAATGCAACAAGACGGCGATGAAGATGACagtgttgttttaaatgtttgttcagCATGGAAACAGCTGACGTTAACATAACATTTCAACACATAAGAAGCCATGTGTTTTCTACTGCAGATTTTGCAGGGGTTagtgtgtaaatatattttcGTGATCAGAGATATACAGTTTTTTTTCTATCTTCAACAAAAGCAGGATTCAAATCTAGAGCCGTAACTTCACTACAATTATCTTTTTGGACTGATCAATCTTTTACTGCACATAATAAAAGTATCCATACAATTCTCCAGGTATTTTTGGTGGTGAGGGGCAATTAAGTAATAAAGCTGATACTCCGAGCAAACGATGAAGAGGCCTGACATTTAATGTCTTAGTGGGAATGCACGCACACAGCGAGAGGAAGGTAGATAATGAGACACGCTACCAGGAAGGGAGGAGGCACATTAATGAGCATGCCATTCTCATCCAAGATGTTGATGAATGCCAGATTGTGTCTCACTCCAACCTCGTAATCATTATGGTCATGAGCTGGGGTAATTTTGACAGCACCTGAGAAGAGAGCAGAAAGCAAAGTGGCTGTGATTACTTCTCCGCACATCTCAGACCACCAAGCAGATAGTCTCTTCCTGTAACCATGCCAACCTGTTCCAAAGCTCGTGTCTACAAAGTCATCGAAGACAACGGGCATCTTGCGGTCGCAGAAGGGATGCAGCACCATTTTCCCTTTCAGGTGCTGATACCTGGAGTCGGCAGGGTGGACGGCTACAGCGGTGTCTCCCAGCATAGTCTCAACACGAGTCGTTGCCACAATCACTTCCTCGTCTGAGgaacagaaagaggagaagcGTAACGAACAGCACCGAGACGTGGCCGACAGCGTCCTACTGTAAATACTCTGCTCTAGATGAGCTCGCATACCCGATCCATCCACCTTGTAGGAGAAAGACACCAACACTCCAAACTCCACTTTCTCCTTGTAGCCCGGCACGGGCAGCAAAGTCCTGCCAGCGAGCTCCTTCTTATCCACCTGGAGAGCAAACAGAAGATCAGGACACAAGAAATTAGATTTCATTTAGATATCAGTTGATACAAATGATACTTTTCCTTTCTTAAATACCCTAATTTCAGAGTAGAATCAATTTATCTCTGATATGTATCCTTTCTTTTAAGATTATTTTGgaacttttgattttttttcttaagaAGTACGCAGTTGAAAAGCAGGGAATCAAACTGAAACATTTCATAACTGCTGCGATATGATTTATCCTGTTACTTTTGAATAAAATACTCGCCTCTATGTCAGAGATGGCAGAGTTTAGTGTACAGGACCAATTGACAAGCCTCTTGCTTCTGTAGATCACTCCTTCGTCGTGCATGCGTATAAAGGCCTCTTGGACGGCATAGGAAAGTTTCTGGACAAGGACATGGGTGTAGACATGAGAAGAGTATACACAGTATTTTCAggatattttaaaaaatgtgatttacaaTTTCAGAACACTCACAGGGTCCATGGTGAAGCAGGCTCGGTCCCAGTCCAGTGAGGATCCTAGTTTCCTCAGCTGATGATAGATGCGGTCTCCCTTCCTAAAACCCAAACAGACAATCTTATTACTCCATCTTTATTTCAATGCCTTATCAGATACTCCTTGTTTCACTTACTCATTCTTCCATTTCCAGATTTCCTCAATGAACTTTTCCCTTCCAAAATCATGGCGGCTCATGCCCCTCTCCCTCATCAGCTTTTTTTCCACCACCACCTGGGTGGCAATACCAGCGTGATCGCAGCCCGGGTTCCACAAGGTGGTCTCGCCTCGCATCCTGTGCCTGCGATGGAAAGAGGGCCGTGTTGTGTATACTCAAACACATGTCTGACAGATTGCATGAAGAGAGTGAAATGAACAGAAAGCAAGCAATcacaaaacacaccaaaaaagTCTCAGCTTTTTCAAACTGATTTTGAATTTCAGGCTTTTTAAACTGTAGTTACCATCTGGTCAGAGTATCCTGAATGGCGTTGGTGAGGGCGTGACCCAGATGAAGTGATCCAGTCACATTAGGGGGAGGGATGCACATCATGAAGATGCCACGAGGGTTCTGATCAcaaatgcttttcctctgcATAAGGTAGTGAGAGAAAGGCAACTTGAATATCTTCTAATGTCCTCCGCGATACAGAAGAGAGACGGGGCTCTTCCTTACTCCGTATTCAGGCTTGAAGAATCCCTCCTTTTCCCACCAGGAATACCAGGCAGCCTCCACATATTGAGGACTGTAGGAGTCAGGCAGCGGGCTGGTGACATCTGACACCAGAGAAACAAGAAGAGAATGAGCTCATTTTATAGCATATATGCACAAGcgaaaacacacaaattcagAAATTACCTTTCTTTTCTCCAGGAAGTGTGGGAGCATTGTAAGTGATTACTCCCAGCTCTTTCTTATCTGGCTTGGCCTTTttctgagacaaaaaaaaaacagacctaaTATTGAGAGGTATCTAACAAAGTTGCTATACACATATATTTAGGTTGCATCGAATAAGTTTTATTGAGAATTGAAATGTTCTTACTGCTGTTCTTACCTCATTTGGTGCCTGACTCATTTTCTTTGCctccatttcctttttctgctgGAACTTTTCAAGCTTTTCCCTCTTCTTAGCTTCCTTCTTCAACTGGGCTTCTGTCTTTGGTGGACCTGGACAAGGAATCAAGAAAATCggattgtttgtgtgtatgtacaacgtatatataaataaactaaCATAAGAATTGTGGCAGAGACGTCGCTCACCATTCGTGGCGACACCGGTAGAATCAACGGAACTTCCATTAGCCGCAACATTCTCCTTTGGTGCAACCGGCACCATCTTCTCACAAAGATCAGTCGTCCCCAGAACCTTCAGGAACTCTGGCTGATTAACGCAGGTTGTGAACCACCGAGTAACGTTGGTCAACACCTTCCTGTCTGACGGCTCCAACACCTCAAAGAAAAAGTGAAACGAAACAAAATCAGATCGTGGTCGGCCTATTCACGGCCGAGTCGGGAGATAAGTAGCAGACATTTAGATAAACCGTTAATACAAGAATACATATTGAGGAACATACATATCTAAAAGGTAGGAGGACAGCTGTCGCTACAGCCATGTCAGCCAAAGTGACGCCCTCGCCAACCAG
Protein-coding regions in this window:
- the vars1 gene encoding valine--tRNA ligase, which codes for MATLYVSPHPDDFRSLLALIAAEFCPSSCLKTIAEDPPASLNARSRPTLVLGPGEGGSILSGAAAVSWYLALKGKRAGVDAKQQSQVWQWLSFADNELTPVSCAVVFPLMGMMVVDKKAQKSSRAELMRVLKAFDRALEPRTFLVGEGVTLADMAVATAVLLPFRYVLEPSDRKVLTNVTRWFTTCVNQPEFLKVLGTTDLCEKMVPVAPKENVAANGSSVDSTGVATNGPPKTEAQLKKEAKKREKLEKFQQKKEMEAKKMSQAPNEKKAKPDKKELGVITYNAPTLPGEKKDVTSPLPDSYSPQYVEAAWYSWWEKEGFFKPEYGRKSICDQNPRGIFMMCIPPPNVTGSLHLGHALTNAIQDTLTRWHRMRGETTLWNPGCDHAGIATQVVVEKKLMRERGMSRHDFGREKFIEEIWKWKNEKGDRIYHQLRKLGSSLDWDRACFTMDPKLSYAVQEAFIRMHDEGVIYRSKRLVNWSCTLNSAISDIEVDKKELAGRTLLPVPGYKEKVEFGVLVSFSYKVDGSDEEVIVATTRVETMLGDTAVAVHPADSRYQHLKGKMVLHPFCDRKMPVVFDDFVDTSFGTGAVKITPAHDHNDYEVGVRHNLAFINILDENGMLINVPPPFLGMKRFEARKAVLQALKDRGQFKEIKDNPMVVPVCSRSKDIVEPLMKPQWYVKCAEMAKQAADAVRNGALKIIPDHHLKTWFNWLDNIRDWCISRQLWWGHRIPAYFITVSDASVKPGEDTDGHYWVSGRSEEEAREKAATRFNVPGDRISLKQDADVLDTWFSSGIFPFSIFGWPNETQDLDVFYPGTLLETGHDILFFWVARMVMMGLMLTGKLPFREVYLHAVVRDAHGRKMSKSLGNVIDPLDVISGISLEGLHTQLMNSNLDPVEEERAKQGQKSDYPNGIPECGSDALRFALCAYTSQGRDINLDVNRILGYRYFCNKLWNAVKFAMKTLGDNFLPSETAQLRGEESVSDRWILSRLSAAVGLCDAGFKTYDFPAITTTIYNFWLYELCDVYLESVKPVFSKAEEDGSSSSQRQALVCRQTLYTCLEVGLRLLSPVMPFVTEELYQRLPRRRPQTDPPSISVTSYPDSEEFCWHSEEVDRDMEFVMTVVKTIRSLRADYSLTKTRADCYLQCIDAATSSSLQKYSLQIQTLSYSQAVIPLTANQPVPEGCAVAIASDRCTVNLMLKGLIDVEKEVSKLMAKKCDLEKQMEKLREKMAKSDYKEKVPAKVQEQDAEKLRQGQTELEKVQEATDNFRKMM